From the Saccharobesus litoralis genome, one window contains:
- a CDS encoding class 1 fructose-bisphosphatase has protein sequence MKRLIPVLKQDGVSIDLIMLIRTVLAASKEISFRVSQGALAGVLGSTLDENIQGEVQKKLDVLANQLIKDMLLADDSVRAIASEEEDHVVGGNPQGQYIVAFDPLDGSSNIDINGQIGTIFTIYKARDDVPHDSDLQFSQKGADQLCAGYVLYGASTLLVMSTGGPTRCFTLDQTHGGYLLTQQTMRVPEKRNEFAANMANYRYWNDANRQFFADVTHQDEKYDKSSMRWNAAMVGDVHRVLSRGGVFIYPGDKRAGVENGKIRLLYEANPLAMLVENAGGLALSNGQSILQIAPTSLHQRVPIAMGSKLNVELYTAATT, from the coding sequence ATGAAACGACTTATCCCCGTGCTAAAGCAAGACGGAGTCTCAATTGATTTAATTATGTTGATCCGTACGGTATTAGCTGCATCAAAAGAGATCTCTTTTCGTGTCAGTCAAGGCGCTTTAGCCGGTGTGCTAGGTTCAACACTTGATGAAAACATCCAAGGAGAAGTACAAAAGAAATTAGATGTGTTGGCCAATCAGTTAATAAAAGACATGTTATTGGCTGATGATTCTGTACGTGCTATTGCCTCGGAAGAAGAAGACCACGTGGTTGGCGGCAACCCGCAAGGTCAATATATAGTAGCGTTTGATCCATTAGACGGTTCTTCCAATATCGATATTAATGGTCAAATAGGCACTATTTTTACCATATATAAAGCCCGAGATGATGTGCCGCATGACAGCGATTTACAGTTTTCACAAAAAGGCGCTGATCAGCTTTGTGCCGGTTATGTTTTGTATGGCGCCTCTACTTTATTGGTTATGTCTACCGGTGGTCCTACTCGTTGCTTTACCTTAGACCAAACTCACGGCGGTTATTTACTGACGCAACAGACTATGAGGGTTCCAGAAAAAAGAAATGAATTTGCTGCCAATATGGCAAACTATCGATACTGGAATGATGCCAACCGTCAGTTTTTTGCGGATGTTACCCATCAAGATGAAAAGTATGACAAGTCATCAATGCGCTGGAACGCAGCTATGGTCGGTGATGTCCATCGCGTTTTAAGCCGCGGCGGTGTATTTATCTACCCAGGAGATAAACGAGCAGGGGTTGAAAATGGTAAAATCCGTTTATTGTATGAAGCAAATCCACTGGCCATGCTGGTCGAAAATGCCGGCGGACTTGCACTGTCCAATGGTCAATCTATATTGCAGATAGCGCCGACGTCTTTGCATCAAAGAGTGCCAATTGCTATGGGCTCTAAGTTGAATGTTGAGCTATACACAGCAGCGACCACTTAG